In Treponema primitia ZAS-2, a genomic segment contains:
- a CDS encoding ABC transporter permease produces MILSASDIGLLISSTLTYAAPLIIAGMGSIMSETSGVVNIGIEGQMTIGAFTCAAVSVLTGSPWIGLLGGALAGAFFGCLHALASITFKADQTISGIAINLLAPGASIYFCKAIFTGSTQTRPVELSGKLPVVLGKLFPAESFLNYTLKNYVSVYFCILLAVFIWFLLFKTRLGLRIRSVGEHPRAAATLGISVFRVRYFCVILSGILAALGGAVIPLSTVSYFFPSIISGQGFIAIAAVIFGKFKPKNTVLACLLFGFCKSLSLTLGNPKFGFSVSTHLLNMIPYIITLLVLLFIGRSHAPAASGKIYDPAGG; encoded by the coding sequence ATGATACTCAGCGCTTCCGATATAGGGCTGCTCATCAGCTCTACCCTGACCTACGCCGCCCCGCTAATCATAGCGGGTATGGGCAGTATCATGAGTGAAACCTCCGGGGTGGTGAACATCGGCATTGAAGGGCAGATGACCATCGGCGCCTTTACCTGCGCCGCAGTATCAGTGCTAACCGGCAGCCCCTGGATCGGCTTGCTTGGCGGCGCCCTGGCAGGAGCCTTCTTCGGCTGTCTCCACGCCCTGGCCTCCATCACCTTTAAGGCGGACCAGACCATTTCCGGAATCGCCATCAACCTCCTGGCCCCGGGGGCATCGATCTACTTTTGCAAGGCCATCTTCACAGGGTCCACCCAGACCCGGCCGGTGGAACTTTCGGGCAAGCTGCCCGTGGTGCTGGGAAAACTCTTCCCCGCCGAATCCTTCCTGAACTACACCCTAAAAAACTACGTCTCAGTATACTTTTGCATACTTTTAGCTGTGTTCATCTGGTTTCTGCTTTTCAAAACCCGCCTGGGCCTGCGGATCCGCTCCGTGGGGGAACACCCCCGTGCGGCGGCCACCCTGGGCATCAGCGTCTTCCGGGTACGCTACTTCTGCGTGATCCTCTCAGGAATACTCGCCGCCCTGGGCGGTGCGGTGATCCCCTTGTCTACGGTTTCCTACTTTTTCCCGTCGATCATTTCAGGCCAGGGCTTCATCGCCATTGCGGCGGTTATCTTTGGCAAATTCAAACCTAAGAACACGGTCCTGGCCTGCCTGCTCTTCGGCTTTTGCAAATCCCTTTCCCTCACCCTGGGGAACCCCAAATTCGGCTTCAGTGTTTCTACCCATTTGTTGAACATGATCCCCTAC
- a CDS encoding BMP family lipoprotein, whose product MAAVFLAFALIFTGCQKKTTQAPQAAQSSEKITKIGLVTDVGGVNDQSFNQSAWEGLQRLRTETGANVSYIESKDESNYTPNIDTFVDQKSDLIWGVGFMLGDAFAQAGKDYPNQQFAIVDYAYAASDVPNKNVTGIVFSAEECSFLVGYIAGKVTKTGKVGHVNGISSPTMETFAVGYYAGVLTANPNAQIMGQYSGSFGDPAAGKNIANQYFAAGADIVYHAAGGTGAGVIEAAREQNKWAIGVDMDQNYIAPNNVLTSALKRVDNALYDVSDSLRKGTYVPGSTLLYNLKNNGVGYATTGNHIPADVIRDVEAIKAKIISGEQKVPATAAEINALFPGKYNLPAVN is encoded by the coding sequence GTGGCAGCCGTTTTTTTAGCCTTTGCGCTTATCTTTACGGGTTGTCAGAAAAAAACGACCCAAGCGCCGCAAGCTGCACAGAGCAGTGAGAAGATTACAAAGATCGGCCTGGTAACCGATGTGGGCGGGGTCAATGACCAGTCCTTTAACCAGAGTGCCTGGGAAGGGTTGCAGCGGCTCCGCACCGAAACCGGCGCCAATGTGAGCTATATTGAATCCAAGGATGAAAGCAACTATACCCCAAATATTGACACCTTTGTGGATCAGAAAAGCGATCTTATCTGGGGCGTTGGCTTCATGCTTGGGGATGCTTTTGCCCAGGCCGGCAAAGATTATCCGAACCAGCAGTTTGCCATCGTAGACTATGCCTACGCTGCCTCTGATGTTCCCAACAAGAACGTCACCGGGATAGTGTTCTCCGCCGAAGAATGTTCTTTCCTGGTGGGCTACATTGCCGGTAAGGTCACCAAGACCGGGAAGGTGGGCCATGTCAACGGGATTTCATCCCCCACCATGGAAACCTTCGCGGTCGGCTATTATGCGGGGGTTCTTACCGCCAATCCCAATGCACAGATAATGGGTCAGTATTCCGGTTCCTTCGGTGATCCTGCTGCGGGTAAGAATATCGCCAACCAGTACTTTGCTGCGGGCGCGGATATTGTGTACCACGCTGCGGGTGGTACCGGCGCGGGGGTCATTGAGGCCGCCAGGGAACAGAACAAGTGGGCAATCGGGGTCGATATGGACCAGAACTACATAGCCCCCAACAATGTGCTCACCAGCGCACTCAAGCGGGTTGATAATGCCCTCTACGATGTTTCCGATTCTTTACGGAAAGGCACCTATGTTCCCGGCAGTACCCTGCTGTACAATCTGAAAAACAACGGCGTCGGCTATGCCACCACGGGCAATCATATTCCGGCGGATGTTATCCGGGATGTGGAAGCCATCAAGGCAAAGATCATTTCCGGAGAGCAGAAAGTCCCGGCCACGGCCGCGGAAATTAACGCCCTCTTCCCGGGCAAATACAATTTACCCGCGGTTAACTAA
- a CDS encoding ABC transporter permease, with translation MKRSEQSDPAKGPEQSGPALKRPRIVTRIWNDTFLYTLLAIFIGLLAGSLILLITGFNPISAYATLFLGIFGSFKTIMYSVQYATPIIFTGLAVTFAFKTGLFNIGAEGQYIMGGISALAVSLLLPLPAGIHGIVCVLAGGLAGACLGGIAGFLKAYKGIHEVIVTIMLNWIAFYLSNFLVMSPAFKKPSSTASQDIAETSRIYTDAFRETLGTVKVHWGMLLALAAVFLCWLILNKTTLGYRLRAVGFNRNAAEYGGIPVARSIVTSMGISGLLAGLGGATQVLGVVGRITQLAAQEGYGFDGISVSMIGGINPIGALFAGLFYGGMKYGSSKLNTIGAPSELVNVIIGVIIYSIAIMGAFRVLIKFIKAKKEGRPL, from the coding sequence ATGAAGCGGTCTGAACAATCCGATCCGGCAAAGGGGCCCGAACAATCCGGCCCGGCTCTCAAACGGCCCCGGATAGTAACCCGTATATGGAACGATACCTTCCTCTATACCCTCCTGGCAATTTTTATCGGCCTCCTGGCGGGATCCCTGATACTGCTCATCACGGGGTTTAACCCCATCAGCGCCTACGCCACCCTGTTCCTGGGCATTTTCGGCTCCTTCAAAACGATCATGTACTCGGTACAGTACGCCACGCCTATCATCTTTACCGGCCTGGCGGTTACCTTTGCTTTTAAGACCGGACTCTTCAACATCGGGGCCGAGGGGCAATATATCATGGGGGGCATCTCCGCTCTGGCAGTAAGCCTGCTCCTGCCCCTGCCTGCGGGTATCCACGGTATAGTTTGTGTGTTGGCCGGGGGCCTTGCAGGGGCCTGCTTAGGAGGTATCGCAGGGTTTCTGAAGGCCTACAAGGGTATCCATGAAGTTATCGTAACCATCATGCTCAACTGGATAGCCTTTTACCTTTCCAACTTTCTGGTCATGTCCCCGGCTTTCAAAAAACCCAGTTCCACCGCCTCCCAGGATATTGCCGAAACATCCCGTATCTACACCGATGCCTTCCGGGAAACCCTGGGTACCGTCAAGGTTCACTGGGGGATGCTCCTGGCATTGGCTGCGGTATTCCTCTGCTGGCTCATCCTGAACAAAACCACCCTGGGCTACAGGCTGCGGGCAGTGGGGTTCAACAGAAACGCTGCGGAGTACGGGGGCATCCCGGTTGCCCGGTCCATAGTAACCAGCATGGGCATCTCCGGTCTTCTGGCCGGGCTGGGCGGGGCCACCCAGGTCCTGGGAGTGGTGGGACGGATCACCCAGCTTGCCGCACAGGAAGGCTACGGCTTCGATGGCATATCGGTGTCCATGATCGGGGGCATCAACCCCATAGGCGCCCTCTTCGCGGGGCTCTTCTATGGAGGAATGAAATACGGGAGCAGTAAACTTAACACCATAGGCGCCCCCAGCGAACTGGTGAACGTGATCATCGGGGTGATCATCTATTCCATTGCCATCATGGGCGCCTTCCGGGTGCTGATAAAATTCATCAAAGCAAAAAAAGAAGGGAGGCCCCTATGA
- a CDS encoding ABC transporter ATP-binding protein, whose product MALSNTKVEELPPAQETTLQVAVDMRNITMMFGSFKANDNVCLTVPQRSIHAILGENGAGKSTLMNVLYGLLQPDSGDIFIKGEKVTIDSPSRAIEYGIGMVHQHFMLVPPFTVTENIILGREPVKAIGVVDAAKARSDVQALIERYELKVDPNAKVEDISVSMQQRVEILKVLYRGAEILILDEPTASLTPQEIEELGIIMKNLVSEGKTVIIITHKLAEIKSMADRCTIIRSGKTIDTVTVSEVSEQDLASMMVGRAVEFSTHKKTAHPGDVTLKVENLVVRDYWDHPAVNGLSVSVRAGEIVGIAGVDGNGQSELVSALTGLRKAQSGSITISGTDIFNKSPRMIFDSGVSSIPEDRQKHGLVLDFSVAENLVLQNVKEQEFSSHGFLQKNSITAHAKQLIEKFDIRPEDCAEHRAGSLSGGNQQKLIIAREVTNDKKLLICVNPTRGLDVGAIEYVHRYIVAQRDAGKAVLLVSFELSEIMNLSDRIDVMFRGKIVGSMSGDRADQSTLGLMMAGGTANEAV is encoded by the coding sequence ATGGCTTTAAGCAATACTAAGGTCGAGGAATTGCCCCCTGCGCAGGAAACTACGTTGCAAGTGGCAGTGGACATGCGGAACATCACCATGATGTTTGGCTCCTTCAAAGCCAACGACAATGTATGCCTGACGGTCCCCCAGCGCTCTATCCACGCGATCCTTGGTGAAAACGGTGCAGGCAAAAGCACCCTGATGAATGTACTCTACGGGCTTCTCCAGCCGGATTCCGGAGACATCTTTATTAAAGGCGAAAAGGTAACCATTGACTCCCCTTCACGGGCGATTGAATACGGCATCGGCATGGTGCACCAGCATTTTATGCTGGTACCGCCCTTTACGGTTACGGAAAACATTATTTTGGGCAGGGAACCGGTAAAGGCTATTGGGGTGGTAGACGCCGCAAAAGCCCGCTCGGACGTGCAGGCCCTGATCGAGCGCTATGAGCTGAAAGTGGACCCCAATGCGAAGGTGGAAGACATCTCGGTGAGTATGCAGCAGCGGGTAGAGATCCTCAAGGTCCTCTACCGGGGCGCAGAAATACTGATCCTCGACGAACCCACTGCCTCCCTTACCCCCCAGGAAATAGAAGAACTGGGGATAATCATGAAGAACCTGGTAAGCGAAGGAAAGACGGTGATCATCATCACCCATAAACTGGCGGAAATTAAATCCATGGCGGATCGCTGTACCATCATCCGTTCCGGGAAGACCATCGATACGGTTACGGTATCAGAAGTGAGCGAACAGGATCTTGCCTCCATGATGGTGGGCCGGGCAGTAGAATTTTCAACCCATAAAAAAACTGCCCATCCCGGTGATGTAACGCTAAAAGTAGAAAATCTGGTGGTCAGGGATTACTGGGACCACCCTGCGGTAAACGGCCTTTCCGTTTCGGTGCGGGCCGGGGAGATCGTGGGTATAGCCGGGGTAGACGGTAACGGCCAGTCCGAATTGGTCTCCGCCCTGACAGGGCTCCGAAAAGCCCAGTCCGGATCGATCACCATTTCCGGGACAGATATTTTCAACAAGTCACCCAGGATGATCTTTGATAGTGGAGTTTCATCCATCCCGGAAGACCGGCAGAAACACGGTCTGGTGCTGGATTTTTCGGTGGCGGAGAACCTGGTGCTCCAGAATGTGAAGGAGCAGGAATTTTCCAGCCACGGCTTTTTGCAAAAAAACAGTATCACTGCCCATGCAAAACAGTTGATCGAAAAATTCGACATCCGGCCCGAAGATTGCGCGGAACACAGGGCGGGCAGCCTTTCCGGGGGAAACCAGCAGAAGCTTATCATCGCCCGGGAAGTGACCAACGACAAAAAGCTGCTCATCTGCGTCAACCCCACCCGGGGCCTTGATGTGGGGGCCATTGAATATGTGCACCGTTACATCGTAGCCCAGCGGGACGCGGGAAAGGCGGTGCTTTTAGTTTCCTTTGAATTGAGTGAAATCATGAACCTATCGGATCGCATTGACGTGATGTTCCGGGGGAAGATCGTCGGCAGTATGTCCGGGGACAGGGCGGATCAATCTACCCTGGGACTTATGATGGCGGGAGGAACGGCAAATGAAGCGGTCTGA
- a CDS encoding bifunctional metallophosphatase/5'-nucleotidase produces MFKGFSKKWKGPAILSAVLLAPLVMMSSCLSGPGTGDGPDSVELAILTTTDMHGRIYNINPLNGRSVNNTYLKTATVIKEQRAQYGANTLLIDAGDIIQGSAMTSFNVNSEGGDWNPMAISLRYIGYDAFVPGNHEYNYTVDIQQKFYNMLRMNTTQLAAVPESARMKNAMPPGIDAVLNSSPAVPAVAANILNPDGTPKSNFVPYVVKTFKVGRKTFKVGILGFENVNVPNWDPRSHYPDTLFSHSDNTAQTYAYEWTQYWSKQLKNVEKCDIVIAAAHSGFGVSEVNNSNKENQMRHLIENTTGIDLVIGGHDHTPRTELVKNKDGKDVPYLNAGCNNVTKNIVTLNKDGTYAVALESEQIALNADVADDEGLKALMETYYTKADAFVQVPIATLSAEDGAWDKVNNFFITQGDAYDLVSEAQLWAAGGADVSITADVHRNNWIPSVLFEGSAKTASISLKNIYDLYQFDNNLLYGIKLSGPELLAWMEETAKYYTVNGNAVEGSGYGLDHVYGVSYEVYAGNPVGQRIKNAVYKGRPLAEHTAPDIKVALNSYRLSASAENDSYGWFKATGVNTDSKDRVYFVAAETPEFGPVGGSATLIIGEYLKARTAKGESVKPPRLDKNVSGNYTKWTVSPSKAP; encoded by the coding sequence ATGTTCAAAGGATTTTCTAAAAAATGGAAAGGCCCGGCAATACTATCAGCAGTATTACTGGCGCCTTTAGTAATGATGTCGTCCTGTCTTTCAGGACCGGGTACAGGGGACGGCCCCGATTCAGTGGAACTGGCCATTCTGACCACCACGGATATGCACGGCAGGATCTACAACATCAACCCCCTGAACGGCCGCAGTGTTAACAACACCTATCTGAAAACAGCAACGGTAATCAAGGAACAGCGCGCCCAATACGGTGCCAATACCTTGCTTATTGATGCCGGGGACATCATTCAGGGCTCTGCCATGACCAGTTTCAATGTCAACTCCGAGGGGGGCGACTGGAACCCCATGGCCATCAGCCTGCGTTATATAGGGTATGACGCCTTTGTACCGGGCAACCATGAGTACAACTACACCGTGGACATTCAGCAGAAGTTCTACAACATGCTGCGCATGAACACTACCCAGCTTGCGGCGGTTCCCGAATCCGCCAGGATGAAAAACGCCATGCCCCCGGGAATCGACGCGGTGCTCAATTCTTCCCCGGCGGTTCCCGCAGTGGCGGCCAATATCCTCAATCCCGACGGTACCCCAAAGAGCAACTTTGTGCCCTATGTGGTCAAAACCTTTAAGGTTGGGCGCAAAACCTTTAAGGTTGGCATCCTGGGTTTTGAAAACGTGAATGTCCCCAACTGGGATCCCCGCAGCCATTACCCAGACACCCTGTTTTCCCACAGTGACAACACCGCCCAGACCTATGCCTACGAGTGGACCCAATACTGGAGCAAGCAGCTTAAGAACGTTGAAAAATGCGATATCGTCATTGCAGCAGCCCATTCCGGCTTCGGGGTTTCCGAGGTAAACAACAGCAACAAAGAAAACCAGATGCGTCACCTTATCGAAAACACCACAGGCATTGATCTGGTAATCGGCGGGCATGACCATACCCCAAGAACCGAGCTTGTCAAAAACAAGGACGGCAAGGACGTTCCCTACCTGAATGCAGGGTGCAATAATGTTACCAAAAACATTGTCACCCTTAACAAGGACGGTACCTATGCTGTGGCCCTGGAAAGCGAACAAATTGCCCTTAACGCAGATGTGGCCGATGACGAGGGCCTGAAAGCCCTGATGGAAACCTACTACACCAAGGCCGACGCCTTTGTGCAGGTGCCCATCGCCACCCTGTCCGCCGAAGACGGCGCCTGGGACAAAGTGAACAATTTCTTCATCACCCAGGGTGATGCCTACGATCTGGTTTCCGAAGCCCAGCTTTGGGCCGCCGGCGGGGCGGATGTTTCCATCACCGCAGATGTTCACCGGAACAACTGGATCCCCTCGGTCCTCTTTGAAGGGAGCGCAAAGACCGCCAGCATCAGCCTGAAGAACATCTACGATCTCTATCAATTCGATAACAACCTGCTCTACGGCATCAAATTGAGCGGGCCGGAACTGTTGGCCTGGATGGAGGAAACGGCAAAATACTACACCGTAAACGGGAATGCCGTAGAAGGAAGCGGCTACGGCCTGGACCATGTCTACGGGGTGAGCTACGAGGTATACGCGGGGAATCCTGTGGGCCAGCGGATAAAGAATGCGGTGTACAAGGGACGGCCCCTGGCGGAGCACACAGCACCGGACATCAAGGTAGCCCTGAATAGCTACCGCCTCAGCGCCAGCGCGGAAAATGACAGCTACGGCTGGTTCAAAGCTACCGGAGTCAACACGGACAGCAAGGACCGGGTTTACTTTGTGGCCGCAGAAACCCCGGAATTCGGCCCTGTGGGCGGTTCCGCAACCCTGATCATCGGGGAATACCTGAAGGCCAGGACCGCAAAGGGGGAATCGGTCAAACCCCCGCGGCTGGATAAGAACGTCAGCGGCAATTATACCAAGTGGACCGTGTCGCCCTCAAAGGCGCCCTAA